The Bos mutus isolate GX-2022 chromosome 7, NWIPB_WYAK_1.1, whole genome shotgun sequence genome window below encodes:
- the CDKN2AIPNL gene encoding CDKN2AIP N-terminal-like protein isoform X2: protein MVGGEAAAAVEELISGVRRATDFAEQFRSYSESEKQWKARMEFILRHLPDYRDPPDGGGRLDQLLSLSMVWANHLFLGCSYNKDLLDKVMEMADGIEVEDLPQFTTRSELMKKK, encoded by the exons ATGGTGGGTGGCGAGGCGGCCGCTGCCGTGGAGGAGCTAATCTCCGGTGTGCGGCGAGCGACTGACTTTGCTGAGCAGTTCCGCTCCTACTCGGAGAGCGAGAAGCAATGGAAGGCCCGCATGGAATTCATCCTGCGCCACCTGCCCGATTACCGCGATCCACCCGACGGTGGCGGCCGCCTGGACCAGCTGCTATCCCTCTCCATGGTCTGGGCCAACCACCTCTTCCTGGGTTGCAG TTACAACAAAGACCTTTTAGACAAGGTGATGGAAATGGCTGATGGGATTGAAGTGGAAGACCTGCCACAGTTTACTACCAGAAGTGAATTAATGAAAAAG AAATAG
- the CDKN2AIPNL gene encoding CDKN2AIP N-terminal-like protein isoform X1, with translation MVGGEAAAAVEELISGVRRATDFAEQFRSYSESEKQWKARMEFILRHLPDYRDPPDGGGRLDQLLSLSMVWANHLFLGCSYNKDLLDKVMEMADGIEVEDLPQFTTRSELMKKHQS, from the exons ATGGTGGGTGGCGAGGCGGCCGCTGCCGTGGAGGAGCTAATCTCCGGTGTGCGGCGAGCGACTGACTTTGCTGAGCAGTTCCGCTCCTACTCGGAGAGCGAGAAGCAATGGAAGGCCCGCATGGAATTCATCCTGCGCCACCTGCCCGATTACCGCGATCCACCCGACGGTGGCGGCCGCCTGGACCAGCTGCTATCCCTCTCCATGGTCTGGGCCAACCACCTCTTCCTGGGTTGCAG TTACAACAAAGACCTTTTAGACAAGGTGATGGAAATGGCTGATGGGATTGAAGTGGAAGACCTGCCACAGTTTACTACCAGAAGTGAATTAATGAAAAAG catcaAAGCTAA